In Rhodobacteraceae bacterium LMO-JJ12, a single window of DNA contains:
- the paaI gene encoding hydroxyphenylacetyl-CoA thioesterase PaaI produces the protein MNLTPKERAQRTSAAMLANDNASRGIGIELTEIDEAFAVMELTVEKRHCNGHGICHGGITYMLADTAFAFACNSRNQSTLAHHNLISYLAPGKIGDRLRAEAREVSLTGRSGIYDVKVTTQTGTVIAEFRGMSRAIRGQYIEEI, from the coding sequence ATGAACCTCACCCCCAAAGAACGCGCCCAAAGAACAAGTGCTGCGATGCTGGCCAATGACAATGCCAGCCGGGGCATCGGGATCGAACTGACCGAGATCGACGAAGCCTTTGCCGTCATGGAACTCACCGTCGAGAAACGCCATTGCAACGGCCATGGCATCTGCCACGGCGGTATTACCTACATGCTGGCGGATACGGCCTTTGCCTTTGCCTGCAACAGCCGCAATCAATCCACCCTGGCCCATCACAATCTGATTTCCTATCTCGCCCCCGGCAAGATCGGCGACCGGCTCCGCGCCGAGGCACGGGAGGTGTCTCTGACTGGCCGCTCAGGCATTTATGATGTCAAAGTGACAACCCAGACCGGCACCGTGATTGCCGAATTTCGCGGCATGTCGCGCGCGATCAGAGGCCAATATATCGAAGAAATTTAG
- the paaG gene encoding 2-(1,2-epoxy-1,2-dihydrophenyl)acetyl-CoA isomerase PaaG has translation MGDTVLVKDHGQWVEITLNRADKLNSFNEDMHHALRAALESARNDGKRAVLLTGAGRGFCAGQDLGDRDPRNSDTPPDLGATVRNFWAPLVRLIRSLDMPVVCAVNGVAAGAGSSVALACDIVLAAESAKFIQSFSKVGLIPDTGASWHLPHLLGEARAKALALTAEPLPAAKAADWGLIWKAIPDDQLMDEARALAARFAAGPTFGYAQTKRAIHAAATNDFESHLELEADAMKACGESADYAEGVGAFLDKRTPEFTGK, from the coding sequence ATGGGCGACACAGTTCTGGTCAAAGATCACGGGCAATGGGTGGAGATTACGCTCAACCGTGCTGACAAGCTCAACTCCTTTAACGAAGACATGCATCACGCTTTGCGCGCCGCGTTGGAATCTGCCCGCAACGACGGCAAACGCGCCGTTCTGCTTACCGGTGCGGGCCGTGGTTTCTGTGCCGGGCAGGATTTGGGCGACCGCGATCCGCGTAACTCCGATACACCCCCTGATCTCGGCGCGACCGTGCGCAATTTCTGGGCCCCACTGGTGCGGCTGATCCGGTCGCTGGACATGCCGGTGGTCTGCGCTGTGAATGGCGTCGCGGCCGGTGCGGGATCATCCGTTGCTCTGGCATGCGACATCGTTCTCGCCGCTGAAAGCGCCAAGTTCATTCAGTCGTTCTCAAAAGTCGGACTGATCCCCGATACCGGCGCTTCCTGGCACCTGCCCCACCTTCTGGGCGAAGCCCGTGCTAAGGCTCTCGCGCTCACCGCCGAGCCACTGCCCGCCGCAAAGGCTGCCGATTGGGGCCTGATCTGGAAGGCCATTCCAGACGACCAACTGATGGACGAGGCACGCGCTCTGGCCGCCCGTTTTGCCGCCGGTCCAACATTTGGCTATGCGCAAACCAAACGCGCAATCCACGCCGCCGCAACCAATGATTTTGAAAGCCACCTCGAATTGGAAGCCGACGCCATGAAAGCCTGTGGCGAAAGCGCCGATTACGCCGAAGGTGTCGGCGCATTCCTCGACAAACGCACCCCGGAGTTTACAGGTAAATGA
- the paaZ gene encoding phenylacetic acid degradation bifunctional protein PaaZ, with translation MSVQQVGSYAAGEWLAPGGGARPIASAITGKVIAEAGNDALNASGMLEFARGQGGPALRAMTFHQRAKMLKALALYLNERKQALYDISFETGATQSDHMIDIDGGIGTLFVFASKGRREMPDSQVYLDGGLEQLGRTGAFMGQHVCTPLQGVAVHINAYNFPVWGMLEKLAPSILAGVPAIVKPATATCYVTELCVRMLLESGILPVGSLQFVAGGLGDMLDRLGAQDVVAFTGSADTALKLRSNPVILSNSVRFAAEQDSLNSSILGPDVGPGTEEFDLFVKEVAREMTAKAGQKCTAIRRIIAPEALVQPVIEAVSERLAKVVIGDPRNEATRMGALVSESQRRDVLEKVALIGAEAERVFGSDDLPMGGKGGFMVPMLFHCADPDAAKRVHDTEAFGPVSTVMGYRDLDHAVTLANRGGGSLVTSLITRDGDVARQVVLGAGAWHGRIYVNNADSMKESTGHGSPMPHMVHGGPGRAGGGEELGGVRGVMHYMQRTAVQGSPDILTAVGGKWVPGAAEITGPAHPFTRRFGELSIGETLHTASRVISLEDIEHFAEFTGDTFYAHMDDEAAKRNPFFPGRVAHGYLLLSFAAGLFVESNEGPVLANTGLDNLRFMKPVQAGDSIAVRLSVKAKTARNDEYGEVRWHVTLTNQDGDMVAEYELLTMNAF, from the coding sequence ATGTCAGTGCAGCAAGTTGGAAGTTACGCAGCGGGAGAATGGTTGGCGCCAGGTGGCGGAGCCAGACCGATTGCCAGCGCAATCACCGGAAAGGTGATTGCCGAGGCGGGCAACGATGCGCTCAATGCTTCGGGGATGCTGGAGTTTGCGCGCGGGCAGGGCGGCCCGGCCTTGCGGGCGATGACGTTCCATCAGCGCGCAAAGATGCTGAAGGCGCTGGCGCTCTATCTCAATGAACGCAAGCAAGCGCTTTATGACATATCGTTTGAGACCGGCGCGACGCAATCGGACCATATGATTGACATAGACGGTGGGATTGGAACGCTCTTTGTTTTTGCCTCGAAGGGGCGGCGCGAGATGCCTGACTCCCAAGTCTATCTGGATGGCGGTTTGGAGCAGTTGGGGCGGACCGGCGCATTCATGGGCCAGCATGTCTGCACACCTCTGCAAGGGGTTGCGGTGCATATCAACGCCTACAACTTCCCTGTCTGGGGGATGCTGGAAAAGCTGGCGCCGAGCATTTTGGCTGGTGTTCCAGCGATTGTGAAACCGGCGACAGCCACGTGTTATGTTACCGAACTTTGCGTAAGGATGTTGCTGGAAAGCGGAATTTTGCCCGTGGGCTCTTTGCAGTTCGTGGCGGGCGGACTTGGCGACATGTTGGACAGGTTGGGTGCGCAGGATGTGGTCGCGTTTACCGGATCGGCGGATACCGCGCTCAAGCTGCGCTCGAACCCCGTAATCTTGTCCAATTCGGTGCGTTTCGCAGCGGAGCAGGACAGTCTGAACAGTTCGATCCTGGGGCCGGACGTGGGGCCTGGAACGGAGGAGTTTGATCTGTTCGTCAAGGAAGTTGCGCGTGAGATGACCGCCAAGGCGGGTCAGAAATGCACAGCGATCCGGCGGATCATTGCGCCCGAGGCATTGGTGCAGCCCGTCATTGAGGCAGTGTCAGAGCGCCTTGCGAAAGTGGTGATCGGTGATCCGCGCAACGAAGCGACCCGAATGGGGGCGTTGGTGTCGGAAAGCCAGAGGCGAGACGTTTTGGAAAAAGTCGCGTTAATCGGGGCCGAGGCGGAGCGGGTCTTTGGCTCGGACGATCTGCCCATGGGCGGCAAGGGCGGCTTCATGGTGCCGATGCTGTTTCATTGCGCCGATCCGGACGCGGCCAAGCGGGTGCATGATACCGAAGCCTTCGGGCCGGTTTCGACCGTGATGGGCTATCGCGATCTGGATCATGCCGTGACGCTCGCCAATCGCGGCGGGGGCAGTCTTGTTACTTCGCTGATCACGCGCGATGGCGATGTGGCGCGTCAGGTGGTGCTGGGTGCGGGGGCCTGGCACGGGCGGATCTATGTCAACAATGCCGATTCCATGAAGGAAAGCACCGGCCACGGATCACCAATGCCGCATATGGTGCATGGCGGTCCGGGGCGTGCTGGCGGCGGCGAAGAGCTGGGCGGCGTGCGCGGCGTGATGCATTACATGCAACGCACGGCAGTGCAGGGCAGCCCGGACATTCTGACTGCGGTGGGCGGGAAATGGGTGCCGGGGGCCGCTGAGATCACCGGCCCGGCGCATCCGTTTACCCGCAGGTTTGGCGAATTGTCGATCGGAGAAACGCTTCACACCGCATCGCGGGTCATTTCCCTCGAAGATATCGAACATTTCGCCGAGTTCACCGGCGATACGTTCTATGCCCACATGGATGACGAGGCAGCCAAACGAAACCCGTTCTTCCCTGGACGTGTGGCTCATGGCTATTTGCTTTTGAGTTTTGCGGCGGGGCTGTTTGTCGAGTCGAACGAGGGGCCGGTTCTGGCCAATACCGGCCTTGACAACTTGCGGTTCATGAAGCCGGTGCAAGCCGGTGACAGCATTGCTGTGCGGCTGAGCGTCAAGGCCAAGACCGCGCGCAACGATGAGTATGGCGAAGTGCGCTGGCACGTGACCCTGACCAATCAGGATGGTGACATGGTGGCGGAGTATGAGTTGTTGACCATGAATGCTTTTTGA
- a CDS encoding PaaX family transcriptional regulator → MDQGIPVTYQTVLDRLLACGPVKAWSLIVTILGDLAAEEGARVPGPVLTRLTDPMGIKPEALRVAIHRLRRDGWITSERDGRMSLYGLTAHGRKLTRSVYARVYGQAVRDPKQWQILIAPNAEALQGVDHPDLILISARVAILPNGATELPVALFAWDARPGVVPDWMKSVLVPEELDTAYAMLAQALTLAKELRTPQSVLEQAVLRLVALHQWRRLVLRHGTGVETLMGPEWHGALCRTRVSDILGLLVRPTPSSLVAAVET, encoded by the coding sequence ATGGATCAGGGAATTCCGGTGACATATCAGACCGTTCTGGACCGCCTGCTGGCCTGTGGGCCAGTCAAGGCGTGGTCGTTGATCGTGACCATCCTGGGCGACCTGGCCGCCGAAGAGGGCGCGCGCGTGCCCGGCCCGGTTTTGACTAGGCTGACCGATCCGATGGGGATCAAGCCCGAAGCATTGCGGGTGGCGATTCATCGGTTGCGACGCGACGGCTGGATCACTTCGGAGCGTGACGGGCGAATGTCGCTTTATGGGCTTACGGCACATGGCCGCAAGTTGACACGATCAGTCTATGCGCGGGTTTACGGACAAGCCGTGAGGGACCCCAAGCAATGGCAGATATTGATCGCTCCCAATGCAGAGGCATTGCAGGGCGTTGATCATCCTGACTTGATATTGATAAGCGCCCGCGTGGCGATTTTGCCGAATGGGGCAACGGAATTGCCGGTGGCTTTGTTTGCCTGGGATGCCAGGCCCGGAGTTGTGCCCGATTGGATGAAATCAGTTCTTGTTCCCGAAGAATTGGACACGGCCTATGCAATGCTGGCCCAAGCGCTGACTCTTGCAAAGGAATTGAGAACGCCTCAATCTGTGTTGGAACAAGCGGTTTTGCGTCTTGTTGCGCTGCACCAATGGCGCCGGTTGGTCTTGCGCCATGGTACGGGGGTCGAGACGTTGATGGGCCCCGAGTGGCACGGCGCATTGTGCCGCACGCGGGTGAGCGATATCCTTGGTTTGCTGGTTCGACCCACCCCTTCAAGTCTGGTTGCAGCGGTGGAGACCTGA
- a CDS encoding monovalent cation:proton antiporter-2 (CPA2) family protein — protein sequence MDSFLLQATIYLAAAVVAVPISARLGFGSVLGYLAAGILIGLIPGIGSETQNLQHFAEFGVVMMLFLIGLELEPNALWDMRHRLIGLGGIQVVGTWAGISLVAIALGLDLNASIAVGMILTLSSTAIVLQTLSEKGLMQTPGGRSSFSVLLTQDIAVIPMLALIPLLAVSTPVALNPDGSMKRLMVEDAAHHGPSLVEGLPGWGVTLVTIGMVAAIILAGIYLTRPLFRYIHTARLREMYTALALLIVIGISFGMTLVGLSPALGAFLAGVVLANSEFRHELESDLQPFKGLLLGLFFITVGAGIDFSAFLSRPANIIGLTFALIVVKGVGLYLLGRAFGLRHRDLWLFTLALAQAGEFGFVLISFSLQQGVIPPNLSEKLLLVVAMSMLATPLLFIAYEFLSRFAPSISEEAAAPDAIDEKGPVIIVGIGRFGQVVNRLARSSGLKTVVLDHDMKAIALLREFGYKGFFGDPTRPDLLHAAGLKEAQVLVVALDNPEDAVRLVRFARRERPDLHIIARARDRGHVFQLFHAGANDIVREMFDSSLRAGRYVLENAGLTEYEAAATEQAFYARDRESMLELAELWDPKIETSKNKAYLARARDLEKDLEISLANFIEQRETEGGSEQS from the coding sequence ATGGACAGCTTCCTGTTGCAAGCCACGATCTACCTTGCAGCGGCCGTCGTGGCCGTGCCGATTTCCGCTCGGCTCGGATTCGGTTCGGTGCTGGGGTATCTCGCAGCGGGCATTCTGATCGGGCTCATCCCCGGCATCGGGTCGGAAACTCAGAATCTGCAGCATTTCGCCGAGTTTGGCGTTGTCATGATGCTGTTCCTGATCGGGCTCGAGCTGGAACCAAACGCGCTCTGGGATATGCGTCACCGTTTGATCGGGCTGGGCGGCATTCAGGTGGTTGGCACCTGGGCAGGTATTTCTCTTGTTGCGATTGCTCTCGGCCTTGATCTAAACGCCTCCATTGCCGTTGGCATGATCCTGACGTTGTCCTCAACTGCTATCGTACTACAGACTCTTTCCGAGAAGGGCTTGATGCAAACACCGGGCGGGCGCTCGTCCTTCTCCGTCTTGCTGACACAAGATATTGCGGTCATCCCGATGTTGGCGCTCATACCGCTTCTCGCCGTGTCTACGCCCGTTGCCTTGAACCCTGACGGCTCGATGAAGCGTCTGATGGTCGAGGACGCGGCGCATCACGGGCCCTCTCTGGTCGAAGGCCTGCCGGGTTGGGGCGTTACGCTTGTCACCATCGGCATGGTCGCGGCGATCATACTTGCCGGGATCTACCTCACACGGCCGCTCTTTCGCTATATCCACACGGCACGGTTGCGCGAAATGTATACCGCATTGGCCCTGCTGATCGTGATTGGTATTTCATTTGGCATGACGCTGGTCGGGCTTTCACCCGCGCTTGGCGCGTTTCTGGCCGGGGTTGTTCTGGCCAACTCCGAATTTCGCCATGAACTCGAGAGCGATCTACAACCCTTCAAGGGCCTGCTTCTCGGATTGTTCTTCATCACGGTCGGCGCCGGGATTGATTTTTCCGCCTTCCTGTCACGCCCTGCCAACATCATCGGCCTGACCTTTGCCTTGATCGTGGTCAAAGGCGTTGGCCTTTACCTCCTCGGGCGCGCCTTTGGCCTGCGTCACCGCGATCTCTGGCTCTTCACACTGGCTCTGGCACAAGCGGGTGAATTCGGCTTCGTGCTGATCTCATTTTCGCTGCAACAAGGCGTTATCCCCCCCAATCTCAGCGAAAAACTGTTGCTCGTTGTGGCCATGTCGATGCTGGCTACACCTTTGCTATTCATCGCCTATGAATTCCTGTCGCGTTTCGCGCCCTCCATATCCGAGGAAGCTGCGGCACCGGATGCAATCGACGAAAAAGGCCCTGTCATTATCGTTGGCATCGGTCGCTTTGGACAGGTCGTAAATCGTCTGGCAAGGTCCAGCGGGCTCAAGACCGTCGTGTTGGATCACGACATGAAGGCTATCGCGCTGCTTCGCGAGTTTGGTTACAAGGGGTTTTTCGGAGATCCGACCCGCCCTGACCTTCTGCACGCTGCCGGGTTGAAAGAAGCACAAGTCCTTGTCGTCGCGCTCGACAACCCCGAAGACGCTGTTCGACTGGTTCGATTTGCACGCCGTGAACGCCCGGATCTGCACATCATTGCGCGAGCACGTGATCGCGGCCATGTTTTTCAGCTTTTTCATGCCGGCGCCAACGATATCGTTCGCGAGATGTTTGACAGTTCGTTGCGGGCCGGTCGCTATGTGCTCGAAAATGCGGGGCTTACGGAATATGAAGCCGCCGCCACAGAACAGGCCTTCTACGCGCGCGATCGCGAGTCCATGCTCGAACTCGCCGAACTTTGGGATCCAAAAATCGAAACATCAAAGAACAAGGCTTACCTCGCACGCGCGCGCGACCTTGAAAAAGACCTCGAAATCAGCCTCGCCAACTTCATCGAACAGCGTGAAACAGAAGGTGGTTCCGAACAGTCCTGA
- a CDS encoding Lrp/AsnC family transcriptional regulator: MLDDADSRLLAAIQKNAHLTAQELGEILNLSASQAGRRRQRLEAGGIIQGYHARLDPLKLGLAVQAFVQIQFTTHAPDQASSFTRLIETRSEVISAWALTGDADLLLRIYTKDLAGLNRLIHEVLLPHPAVSRVHSQIVMDQVKADAVLPV; the protein is encoded by the coding sequence ATGCTTGATGACGCCGATTCGCGGCTTCTCGCTGCAATTCAAAAAAACGCACATCTCACTGCGCAGGAGCTCGGGGAGATACTCAATCTCTCGGCCAGCCAGGCCGGGCGGCGGCGGCAGCGGCTTGAGGCAGGCGGCATCATCCAAGGGTATCACGCACGGCTCGATCCGCTTAAACTAGGATTGGCGGTTCAGGCCTTTGTCCAGATTCAGTTCACGACCCACGCACCCGATCAAGCCAGCAGCTTCACCCGCCTGATCGAAACCCGTTCGGAAGTTATTAGCGCATGGGCGCTGACAGGGGATGCAGATCTGTTACTCCGCATCTATACCAAAGACTTGGCAGGGCTAAATCGATTGATTCACGAAGTCCTGCTGCCGCATCCGGCTGTCAGCCGGGTTCATAGCCAGATCGTTATGGACCAGGTCAAGGCCGATGCGGTTTTGCCAGTGTAA
- the hppD gene encoding 4-hydroxyphenylpyruvate dioxygenase has protein sequence MGPFPHDAPRATISDENPAGTDGFEFVEFAHPEPEKLREAFTKMGFSHVANHRTRAVELWQQGDISYLINREPNSHAADFIEEHGPCAPAMGWRVVDAQHAFDHAVTMGAKPYEGSGKSMDVPTIYGIGDSLIYFIEDYFDTSAYNAEFDWITNSHPEGVGFYYLDHLTHNVFKGNMDKWFNFYGNLFNFKEIRFFDIQGKFTGLFSRALTSPCGKIRIPINEDRGETGQIVAYLKKYNGEGIQHIAVGSENIYDSTDEIASRGLTFMPGPPKSYYDMSFERVKAHEEPVDRMMKHGILIDGEGVLGGGETRILLQIFSKTVIGPIFFEFIQRKGDDGFGEGNFKALFESIEREQIENGEIEAAQ, from the coding sequence ATGGGCCCATTCCCGCACGATGCCCCCCGCGCAACGATTTCCGACGAAAACCCCGCCGGCACAGACGGCTTTGAATTTGTCGAATTTGCCCACCCTGAACCTGAGAAGCTCCGCGAAGCGTTTACGAAGATGGGGTTCAGCCATGTTGCCAACCACAGGACTCGCGCCGTCGAACTGTGGCAACAGGGCGATATCAGCTATTTGATCAACAGGGAGCCGAACAGCCACGCTGCGGATTTCATTGAAGAACACGGCCCCTGCGCCCCGGCGATGGGTTGGCGGGTGGTGGACGCACAGCATGCCTTTGATCACGCGGTAACGATGGGTGCGAAACCATACGAAGGATCGGGCAAGAGCATGGATGTGCCGACAATCTATGGCATCGGTGACAGCCTGATCTACTTCATCGAGGATTATTTCGATACCTCGGCCTATAACGCCGAGTTCGACTGGATTACCAATTCGCATCCCGAGGGCGTGGGGTTTTATTATCTCGATCATCTGACCCATAATGTATTCAAGGGTAACATGGATAAGTGGTTCAATTTCTATGGCAATCTGTTCAATTTCAAGGAAATCAGGTTTTTCGACATTCAGGGCAAGTTCACCGGGCTGTTCAGCCGTGCATTGACCTCGCCATGTGGCAAGATTCGCATCCCGATCAACGAGGATCGGGGCGAAACCGGGCAAATCGTGGCCTATCTGAAAAAATACAATGGCGAAGGCATTCAGCATATCGCTGTTGGCAGCGAGAATATTTATGACAGCACCGACGAGATCGCATCGCGGGGGCTGACCTTCATGCCGGGCCCGCCAAAGAGCTATTATGATATGTCGTTCGAGCGGGTGAAAGCCCATGAGGAGCCGGTTGACCGGATGATGAAACACGGAATCCTGATCGATGGAGAAGGCGTTCTGGGTGGTGGCGAAACCCGTATATTGCTGCAAATCTTCTCGAAGACCGTGATAGGACCGATCTTTTTCGAATTCATTCAACGCAAGGGGGATGATGGCTTTGGTGAGGGTAACTTCAAGGCGCTCTTCGAGTCGATCGAGCGAGAACAGATCGAAAACGGTGAGATTGAAGCCGCGCAGTAG
- a CDS encoding O-acetylhomoserine aminocarboxypropyltransferase/cysteine synthase, with product MTYGFDTLQIHAGARPDPATGARQTPIYQTTAYVFRDADHAAALFNLQEVGYIYSRLTNPTVAVLQERIATLEGGQGAVCCSSGHAAQIMALFPLMEPGRNVIASTRLYGGTVTQFAQTIKRFGWSAKFVDFDDVDAVKAAIDDDTRAIFCESIANPGGYITDIPTIAAIADGAQIPLIVDNTSATPYLCQPIKLGATLVVHSTTKYLTGNGTVMGGCIVDSGNFDWTASGKFPSLSEPEPAYHGLKFHETFGPLAFTFHGIAVGLRDLGMTMNPQAAHYTLMGIETLSLRMERHVENARKISAWLEKDERIEAVTYAGLPSSPYYDRIETVCPKGAGALFTIKLKAGYDACVKLVDSLDLFSHVANLGDTRSLIIHSASTTHRQLTPEQQEAAGAGPDTVRISIGIENADDLIADLDQGLAKATA from the coding sequence ATGACCTACGGCTTCGATACACTGCAAATTCACGCGGGCGCGCGCCCTGACCCGGCCACAGGTGCCCGCCAGACACCGATCTATCAAACAACGGCCTATGTCTTTCGCGATGCCGATCACGCCGCCGCGCTCTTCAATCTTCAGGAAGTGGGTTACATTTATTCGCGGCTGACCAACCCGACAGTAGCCGTATTGCAAGAGCGTATCGCCACATTGGAAGGTGGCCAGGGCGCTGTCTGCTGTTCCTCGGGCCACGCGGCCCAGATCATGGCGCTGTTCCCATTGATGGAACCAGGCCGTAACGTTATCGCGTCAACCCGGCTTTATGGCGGCACGGTCACCCAGTTCGCACAAACGATCAAACGTTTTGGCTGGTCGGCCAAATTCGTTGATTTCGATGATGTCGACGCCGTGAAAGCAGCCATCGACGATGACACACGCGCAATCTTCTGCGAATCCATTGCCAATCCCGGCGGCTACATCACAGACATTCCGACAATTGCGGCGATTGCCGACGGCGCACAAATCCCGCTGATTGTCGATAACACATCGGCCACACCATACCTCTGCCAGCCGATCAAGCTGGGCGCCACGCTGGTGGTGCATTCCACCACCAAATACCTTACCGGTAACGGCACGGTCATGGGTGGCTGTATCGTCGACTCAGGCAATTTCGATTGGACTGCGTCGGGCAAATTCCCTTCCCTGTCCGAACCCGAACCCGCCTACCATGGCCTAAAATTCCATGAGACCTTTGGCCCGTTGGCGTTCACCTTCCATGGCATCGCCGTGGGGCTGCGTGATCTTGGCATGACGATGAACCCGCAGGCGGCGCATTATACGCTGATGGGGATCGAAACGCTGTCTCTGCGGATGGAGCGCCATGTTGAAAACGCACGCAAAATATCGGCATGGCTGGAAAAGGACGAGCGAATCGAAGCTGTTACCTATGCCGGCCTGCCCTCCTCGCCTTATTACGACCGCATAGAAACGGTTTGCCCAAAAGGAGCAGGCGCGCTTTTCACGATCAAGCTAAAGGCAGGGTATGACGCTTGCGTCAAACTGGTCGACAGTCTTGATTTGTTTTCGCACGTTGCCAATCTCGGCGATACGCGCTCGCTCATAATCCACTCGGCCTCCACCACCCACCGTCAGCTCACACCCGAGCAGCAAGAAGCCGCAGGTGCGGGCCCCGATACCGTGCGCATTTCCATCGGCATCGAAAATGCTGACGATCTGATCGCCGATCTCGATCAGGGGCTGGCCAAGGCCACTGCCTGA
- the rlmB gene encoding 23S rRNA (guanosine(2251)-2'-O)-methyltransferase RlmB, whose translation MKKPTWVIDKEKARRKEAAETVWLFGLHAVRDALLNPAREKLRLVVTRNAADKLGEAIAEAGITPDLSDARKFAAPIDAQSVHQGAALEVKPLNWGSLAERCVGVPERVPRVLLLDRVTDPHNVGAILRSAEVFGACAVIAPRHHSAPETGALAKTASGALERQPYLRVRNLSDAMEELKAMGYLMLGLDGTADQTIESALEGVRDRPVALVLGAEGPGLRQKTRETCDALVKIDFADAFGSLNVSNAAAVALYASLPR comes from the coding sequence ATGAAGAAGCCTACCTGGGTGATCGATAAGGAAAAGGCGCGCCGCAAGGAAGCTGCGGAAACCGTATGGCTTTTTGGCCTGCATGCCGTGCGCGATGCATTGCTGAATCCGGCTCGCGAAAAGCTGCGCTTGGTGGTGACGAGGAACGCCGCTGACAAATTGGGCGAGGCCATTGCCGAGGCCGGAATCACCCCTGATCTGTCCGATGCTCGCAAGTTTGCAGCGCCAATTGACGCGCAGTCGGTACACCAGGGCGCGGCGCTGGAGGTCAAACCACTGAATTGGGGCAGTTTGGCCGAGCGTTGTGTCGGCGTGCCCGAACGGGTTCCGCGTGTCTTGTTGCTTGATCGGGTGACGGATCCACACAATGTCGGCGCGATTCTGCGTTCGGCGGAAGTGTTCGGTGCCTGCGCGGTGATTGCGCCTCGGCACCATTCGGCGCCCGAAACCGGGGCTTTGGCCAAAACTGCGAGCGGCGCACTTGAACGCCAGCCCTATTTGCGGGTGCGCAACCTGTCGGACGCGATGGAAGAGCTGAAGGCTATGGGATATCTGATGCTTGGACTTGATGGCACAGCCGATCAAACCATAGAATCGGCACTTGAAGGGGTTCGGGATCGCCCTGTCGCGCTGGTTCTGGGGGCCGAGGGGCCGGGTCTGCGCCAGAAAACCCGCGAGACCTGTGACGCTTTGGTCAAGATAGATTTTGCAGACGCATTTGGGTCGCTCAACGTATCGAACGCGGCTGCGGTCGCACTTTACGCATCGTTGCCACGCTAG
- a CDS encoding CoA-binding protein: MSETYSDSHLREILSRTKTIAVVGVSMNEVRPSFYVARYLSLKGYKVIPVNPVHAGKVLLGETVRENLSEIAEPVDMIDIFRRSEHVPPIVDEALEAFSGLQTIWMQIGVEHKEAAERARARGVDVIMNRCPKIEYQRLFGELRMGGFNTGVISSKL; encoded by the coding sequence ATGAGTGAAACCTATTCAGATTCGCATTTGCGCGAAATTCTCTCCCGAACCAAGACCATAGCGGTTGTTGGGGTGTCGATGAACGAAGTGCGTCCGAGTTTTTATGTCGCGCGCTATCTTTCGCTGAAGGGTTACAAGGTTATTCCGGTCAATCCAGTTCACGCGGGCAAGGTGCTTTTGGGCGAAACCGTGCGCGAAAACCTTTCGGAAATCGCCGAGCCTGTGGATATGATTGATATTTTCCGCCGGTCCGAACATGTTCCGCCAATCGTAGATGAGGCGTTAGAGGCCTTTTCCGGTCTGCAAACCATTTGGATGCAGATCGGGGTGGAGCATAAGGAAGCCGCCGAGCGTGCGCGCGCGCGGGGTGTGGATGTGATCATGAACCGCTGTCCCAAAATCGAATATCAACGGCTCTTCGGAGAGCTGCGCATGGGTGGGTTCAACACCGGCGTGATTTCTTCGAAATTGTGA
- a CDS encoding phosphoribosyl-ATP diphosphatase, whose protein sequence is MTLEDLEKIILERASASADESWTAKLLAKGPEKVAEKFGEEAIEALIEAVKGDRQRLTSEAADVLFHLLVMLKSRDIALADVLEELASRQGQSGLKEKASRT, encoded by the coding sequence ATGACACTGGAAGACCTGGAAAAAATCATTCTTGAACGCGCCTCTGCCTCGGCAGATGAAAGCTGGACTGCAAAGTTGCTCGCCAAGGGTCCGGAGAAAGTGGCCGAAAAATTCGGGGAAGAAGCCATCGAGGCGCTGATCGAGGCCGTAAAGGGCGACCGCCAACGGCTTACCTCCGAGGCGGCAGATGTCCTGTTTCACCTGCTTGTCATGCTCAAATCGCGCGACATTGCCTTGGCTGACGTTCTGGAGGAGCTTGCCAGCCGTCAAGGTCAATCCGGGCTGAAAGAAAAAGCCAGCCGGACCTAA